The genomic interval TCCTCCACAAGCTATCCATCCCGTGGAGCCTCTGCCCGTTACAGGTACAGGCTGGTCGGACTGCTTTGTTGTTGTAGCCTCTGGAAGAACACGGTTAAGAATAGAGTGGGAGAGCCAGGCATGGGTTGGGTGAAACCAGCACCTCCCAAGGTGGGCCTCTGTGACGGAGTGCAAGAGGGCAGTGTGGGAGTTTTGAGGGACTGCCCGGCTTGTAAGGGAGACAAGGTGGGACGTTCTCTTTGCAGAAGGCAGAGCTGACTGGACCTGGACACAGGGCCCTGAGCACAGGGAGGGGTAGAGAAGATTATAGCTCATCTAAAAACTGTCTAAAGGGTGCACATCTACACGAAATCGTTTAGAGTTTAGTCCCTACTCCCACAGGTACATTATCCTTTTGACTTTATAAACTCTCCATGCAGATCTGATCCTCCCTTGTATGACTTCAGGTTCCTGCTTGCCTGAGCTGCGTCGGGGTTAAGCAGACAGGGAGAGAGCTGGAGTGTTCTGACTTTCCACCCCTGGGGATGATCCTGAAGAAGAAACGTTGCTCTCTGTGCTGCTCCTTTGCCCCAGTACCACCCATCGCCCTGGTCCTCTTTGCAGGAGTGTGTACAGGAAGCAAGCAGCCAGGGAAACCCGTCTCCACCTATCCAAGGCAGCGAGCCCATGAAATGGAAGAAGAActgcaaagaaaagagaaagggtcCTGGGGACTTTACTCAGAAGCAAATAATCCTGGTGACTCTTTTTGTGGAATCTGCCCCTGCCAGAGTCCAATTTAGCATCTGTAGGGACATGCCGGGCTGACAGGACCTCCCCGTCTCTTTCTCGGTCCTGCGGTTTGAGGCCAAAGCCTCCAGGCTGGGACCTATGCTGGCCTGGGTCCTGTCCTGGCTCCGGGCCCATTAATTCAGGTGCTCAAGCAGGACTCTTCTCTGAGAGGTCTTTGGTATGGAAGAAGGGCTAAGCATAGCTTCTcctgaggtttttgtttgttttttaattatggtAAGAATACTTAACATGAGAGCTCCTCTCTTAACAAACCTTTACATGTATAATGTTATTGACTATAAATACAACGTTGTACAGCAGGAGCTGTATGTAgcttaactgaaactttatgctTGTTGATTAGTAATTCcccatttcttcttccctctACCCCCATTCCTGGCAACCACCGCTCCACTCTGACGATTATAGATACCTCATATgggaaatcatgcagtatttgtctttctacaactggcttatttcacttagcataatgtcctcaggtTTGATCCATGTTGACACAAAtctcaggatttctttttttttaaattttatttattggctgcatcggattttagttgcggcatgcaggttCTTCACTGGGTCATGCAAGATCTTGTTGCGGCGCCCAGACTCTCTATTTGTGGCAcatgcaggctcagttgctcctcagtaggcaggatcttagttatctgaccagggactgaaccctcatcccctgcattgcaaggcagatttttaaccactggaccaccttcTTCTTAAAGGCCAAATAACATTCAGCTATATTTATATACCACATGTTCTTTTTCCACTCATCCATTAAtacacatttaggttgcttctatatcttagctattgtgaatagtgctacaaTGAGCACAGGAGTGCTAATCTCTCTTCAAGAacctaaaaataaacaagtgggactacatcaaactaaaaagcttctgcacagcaaaagaaaaaattaacagagTCAAAAGGCAatttacagaatgggagaaaataatgcaCATCATATAGGaagttaatctccaaaatgtgtCAGGATTTCTACAATTCAGtcataaaacaaaaatgtgctggcttagacaaaataaaaaaaagttctttggacagagatttctccaaagacagaCAAATGGCCAACATTCATATGAAAAGATACGCTAATCGTAggagtaatgcaaatcaaaaccacaatgaggtatcacctaaTTCCTCTCAAGATGGCTATACCAGAATAGATATAGAGGTGATGGTGAGCCTGTGAGACACTAgagcccttgtgcactgttgctgTGAAAGGAAAGTGGGGCAGCTTCAATGGAAAACGATGTTTCctcaaaaaaatgaaagcagaactatcctatgacccagcaatccggCGGCTAGGTATTTATCCACAAGATTGAAATCAGAGAGATTAGCGCTCCTGAGGGTTGATTGGTTTGTTTCTCTCGAAGTCTGGCGCTACCCGGGCTCCCTACAGCATGTAGGTCCCCGTTGCTTTTAAATCCCTTAAAACTTCACTGCCCTTCCCCTCCACTGATCCCAGGCAGATTCCTAGGCACCCCACTGCTTATTCCAAACTGCCTTCCAGGGCCAAAATTTTGCTTCCTGCCCGGGGGACTCCAGCCAGGCCTGGGCAAAGTCCCAGGGGAGAGCGCCCAGCGACATGCGCGCGGATCAGAGCAGCGTGACGCGAGCCGAGACTCGCTGTGCGCTCCCCAGACGCGTGGCTTCCCTGGGCCGCTGCCAGTCCCGCTCCCCCGGCAGGGGCGGAGCGTGGCCTTTTTTGGTCCGGGGAGGAGTGGCTGCGGTCCGGGAGGTCACCGGACCGCAGGGCGGGCTGCTGTCATTTGCGCCCTGTGCTCGGGTTCAGCTCGGCTCACCCGGTTCCCATGCGAACCCGGAGCCCCAGCCCTCGGGAATAGCAGCCGCAGCGCCAGCCCGCCAGTGCCTCCATCCCCCTATCAGAGGCCCTATCATGTGCCAGGGGAGCATCTGCCCGTGGCGGGACCCCCTGCCTCGCCTCCAGGTGTGGACCTGGATCGAGCCTGTGGTGGCCTCCACGCAGGTGGCCACCTCCCTCTACGATGCGGGGTTGCTCCTCGTGGTGAAAGCGTCCTTCGGAGTCGGGACCTCCTCTAATCACAGTTCCAGCCCGTCGCCTCGGGGGGCTCTTGAGGACGAACAGCAGAGGGCCATCTCCAATTTCTACATCGTCTACCACCTGGTGATGGGCCTGACGCCCCTGCTGTCGGCTTACGGGCTGGGCTGGCTCAGCGACCGCTACCACCGCAAGGTCTCCATCTGCGTGCCCCTGCTGGGCTTCCTGCTCTCCCGCCTCGTGCTGCTGCTCAAAGTGCTGCTGGACTGGCCCGTGGAGATCCTGTACGCAGGGGCTGCGCTGACCGGACTGTGCGGCGGCTTCTCTGCGTTCTGGTCGGGGGTCATGGCCCTGGGATCCCTCAGCTCCTCCGAGGGCCGCCGCTCCCTGCGCCTCATTGTGATTGACCTGATCCTGGGCTTGGCGGGGTTCTGCGGGAGCATGGTCTCGGGACATCTCTTCAAGCAGATGGTCGGGCACTCCAAGCAGGGCCTGGTGCTGACCGCCTGCAGTGTAAGCTGTGCCACCTGTGCCCTTTTGTACAGCCTGTTCGTGCTGAAGGTCCCCGAGTCCAAGGCCAAACCCCGCAAGGCCGTGGATATAGTGCCTGGCACTGTCGGCAGGTATGACACCCTGGATCCTGATCAGACAGACAAGCAGAATGTGGTGAGGCCCCCTCCACCTCCTGCAACGGCTAAGCCCAAACAAATCATCATT from Bos mutus isolate GX-2022 chromosome 8, NWIPB_WYAK_1.1, whole genome shotgun sequence carries:
- the SLC46A2 gene encoding solute carrier family 46 member 2, with translation MRADQSSVTRAETRCALPRRVASLGRCQSRSPGRGGAWPFLVRGGVAAVREVTGPQGGLLSFAPCARVQLGSPGSHANPEPQPSGIAAAAPARQCLHPPIRGPIMCQGSICPWRDPLPRLQVWTWIEPVVASTQVATSLYDAGLLLVVKASFGVGTSSNHSSSPSPRGALEDEQQRAISNFYIVYHLVMGLTPLLSAYGLGWLSDRYHRKVSICVPLLGFLLSRLVLLLKVLLDWPVEILYAGAALTGLCGGFSAFWSGVMALGSLSSSEGRRSLRLIVIDLILGLAGFCGSMVSGHLFKQMVGHSKQGLVLTACSVSCATCALLYSLFVLKVPESKAKPRKAVDIVPGTVGRYDTLDPDQTDKQNVVRPPPPPATAKPKQIIIGLLFVGAIIYDLAVVGTVDVMPLFVLREPLSWNQVQVGYGMASGYTIFITSFLGVLVFSRYLQDTTMIMIGMVSFASGALLLAFVKETYMFYIARAIMLFALIPVTTIRSAMSKLIKGSSYGKVFVILQLSLTLTGVVTSTMYNKIYQLTMEKFIGTCFALSSFLSFLAILPIGIVAYKQASWLQPGDITEK